A single region of the Ruficoccus amylovorans genome encodes:
- a CDS encoding AAA family ATPase: protein MNTLRHYLEAGQNVVLYGERRIGKTSLVSEAVRGLKGFRSLFIDIYEVQSLHSLCQRIASAVSRKGNQKLLQAFIQSITSLRPTLTLNTEGAPVIGLDAQAVKTPSGLEPILDFLCSDYSSPETVVVFDEFQSILNLPDSREVQAIMRGKIQQQSGAFVFLGSIRQEMRLLFTDYESPFKDSAVLMEVGYLPWDKFQRFLEKKFAESDFTVDEAVWPVIFDITRGHPNETQKLCSALWMGNMDTHRVTLDNLREGYELIFAMQRAQFERDWASLTGIQQRVLRTVARVGGKQLTGKDFLRASDVAHGPTVLRALDRLNDLEILIERDGEQCFTDPFFRLWLLEKGY from the coding sequence GTGAACACGCTCCGACATTACCTCGAAGCCGGGCAAAATGTGGTGCTCTACGGCGAGCGCCGGATCGGAAAAACCTCGCTGGTGTCCGAGGCTGTGCGCGGGTTGAAGGGCTTTCGCTCGCTGTTTATCGATATTTACGAGGTCCAGTCGCTGCATTCGCTCTGCCAGCGGATCGCCAGCGCGGTTTCCCGGAAGGGCAACCAGAAACTTTTGCAGGCTTTTATCCAGTCGATTACATCGCTGCGGCCCACATTGACGCTCAACACCGAGGGCGCGCCGGTCATTGGGCTGGACGCCCAGGCGGTAAAAACACCTTCCGGGCTGGAGCCGATCCTGGATTTTTTGTGCTCGGATTATTCCTCACCGGAAACGGTGGTCGTTTTTGACGAGTTCCAGTCGATTCTGAATCTGCCCGATTCTCGCGAAGTTCAGGCCATCATGCGCGGCAAAATCCAGCAGCAAAGCGGCGCTTTCGTATTTCTTGGTAGTATCCGGCAGGAAATGCGCCTGCTTTTCACCGATTACGAGAGTCCGTTTAAGGATTCGGCCGTGCTGATGGAGGTCGGCTATCTTCCCTGGGATAAGTTCCAGCGTTTTTTGGAAAAGAAATTTGCCGAGAGTGATTTTACGGTGGATGAGGCGGTTTGGCCGGTCATTTTTGATATAACTCGCGGGCATCCCAATGAGACCCAGAAGCTGTGCAGCGCACTGTGGATGGGGAATATGGACACCCACCGGGTCACTCTGGACAACCTGCGCGAGGGCTATGAGTTGATTTTCGCCATGCAGCGTGCGCAGTTCGAGCGCGACTGGGCCAGCCTGACCGGAATCCAGCAGCGGGTGCTGCGGACGGTGGCTCGGGTGGGTGGCAAGCAGTTGACGGGTAAGGACTTCCTGCGGGCGAGTGATGTCGCTCATGGCCCGACGGTGCTCCGGGCGCTGGATCGGCTCAACGATTTGGAAATCCTCATTGAGCGCGACGGAGAGCAATGTTTTACTGATCCGTTTTTCCGGCTTTGGCTACTGGAAAAAGGCTATTGA
- a CDS encoding peptidylprolyl isomerase has product MPPPPGQASARHILVASEKDCEDLKQQIASGADFADLAAKHSKCPSGKRGGELGTFGKGQMVKEFETVVFSAPVGEVQGPIKTDFGYHLIEVTARS; this is encoded by the coding sequence CTGCCGCCTCCCCCCGGCCAGGCCTCGGCACGCCACATCCTCGTCGCCAGCGAAAAGGATTGCGAAGACCTCAAGCAGCAGATCGCCAGTGGGGCCGATTTCGCCGACTTGGCTGCCAAGCACAGCAAATGCCCCTCGGGCAAGCGCGGCGGCGAGCTGGGCACCTTCGGCAAGGGCCAGATGGTCAAGGAATTTGAAACCGTGGTCTTCTCCGCGCCGGTGGGTGAGGTGCAGGGCCCGATCAAGACCGACTTCGGCTACCACCTGATCGAAGTCACCGCCCGCAGCTAA
- a CDS encoding bifunctional folylpolyglutamate synthase/dihydrofolate synthase: MTETERYLYGLRNRGSKYGIERMRVFAEALGHPERRYPVIHVAGTNGKGSVCAMLEAVYRRAGYRTGLFTSPHLVRLGERVQVNRQPLSDAQIDTYVARLRVAGEALAAKDPLNHPTFFEFMAGMGMEHFAEERVDVAILETGLGGRLDATNVVDPEVSVITSISLDHTDILGDTLAVIAGEKAGIIKPGRPVVIGCLPPEAEAVIREVAATRGCVVHSVRETFGGAENFPSTNLEGNFQRHNAAVASLVVRLLQGRFRVTQAVVEAALHEVDWAGRWQRVRLNDGRLLILDSSHNPEGAGALEDNLSRLIAATGRKPIILTGILGEERAAALLPVMARHASGFVLLQPDQPRALAPERLRALIPAAFSGTVGASTVAELFPEPGVCTAGAGGDTLVVAGSIYLVGEICARLFAHGVPGGSCFQDAV, from the coding sequence ATGACCGAGACCGAACGCTACCTTTACGGCCTGCGCAACCGCGGCTCCAAGTACGGGATCGAGCGCATGCGGGTTTTCGCTGAAGCTCTCGGGCACCCCGAGCGGCGCTACCCGGTGATCCACGTGGCCGGGACCAACGGCAAGGGCTCTGTCTGCGCCATGCTGGAGGCGGTTTACCGCCGTGCGGGGTACCGGACCGGGCTATTCACCTCTCCGCACCTCGTCCGCCTGGGCGAGCGGGTACAGGTCAACCGCCAGCCGCTGAGCGACGCCCAGATCGACACCTATGTTGCCCGGCTCCGCGTGGCGGGCGAGGCCCTCGCGGCCAAAGATCCGCTTAACCATCCCACGTTTTTCGAATTCATGGCGGGCATGGGGATGGAGCACTTCGCCGAGGAGCGGGTGGATGTGGCCATCCTTGAAACCGGCCTCGGCGGGCGGCTCGACGCGACCAATGTCGTCGATCCGGAGGTCTCGGTCATCACTTCGATCAGCCTCGACCACACGGATATTCTGGGCGACACGCTGGCGGTTATTGCCGGGGAAAAAGCGGGCATCATCAAACCGGGCCGCCCGGTGGTGATCGGCTGCCTGCCCCCGGAGGCCGAGGCCGTCATCCGCGAAGTGGCCGCGACCCGCGGCTGCGTGGTCCACAGTGTGCGGGAGACTTTCGGCGGGGCGGAGAATTTCCCCTCGACCAACCTCGAGGGCAATTTCCAGCGGCACAACGCGGCGGTGGCCTCGCTTGTCGTGCGTCTGCTTCAAGGGCGCTTCCGGGTCACACAGGCGGTGGTGGAAGCCGCTCTGCACGAGGTGGATTGGGCCGGACGCTGGCAGCGGGTCCGCCTCAACGACGGACGCCTGCTGATCCTCGACAGTTCGCACAACCCCGAAGGGGCCGGTGCGCTGGAGGATAATCTTTCGCGACTCATCGCTGCCACAGGACGTAAGCCGATCATCCTGACCGGCATCCTCGGTGAGGAGCGGGCGGCTGCGCTGCTCCCGGTTATGGCCCGCCACGCGAGCGGGTTTGTGCTGCTCCAGCCGGACCAGCCCCGCGCCCTTGCCCCGGAGCGTCTGCGGGCCTTGATCCCGGCGGCGTTTTCGGGAACAGTCGGCGCAAGTACAGTGGCGGAGCTTTTTCCCGAGCCGGGCGTTTGCACCGCGGGCGCTGGGGGCGATACGCTGGTGGTGGCGGGTTCGATCTATCTGGTGGGCGAAATCTGCGCCCGACTGTTCGCGCACGGAGTTCCCGGCGGAAGCTGCTTTCAGGACGCGGTCTGA
- a CDS encoding acyl-CoA thioesterase, which translates to MAEPFIYRRRVDFAETDMAGIAHFSNYFRWMEAAESALLREIGVELTASDGTTDYGWPRVRASCSYHEPLRYGDELEIQLFVKAIKLKAVEYVAKCYTGTGEQRRHVATGKMTTVYVCKPTAGGPMRSLALPPAILEKLSPLAEEVLA; encoded by the coding sequence ATGGCCGAGCCTTTTATCTACCGCCGCCGGGTGGACTTCGCCGAGACCGACATGGCCGGTATCGCGCACTTTTCCAACTATTTCCGCTGGATGGAGGCGGCCGAATCCGCCCTGCTGCGCGAAATCGGCGTCGAGCTGACGGCCAGCGACGGCACCACCGACTATGGCTGGCCCCGCGTGCGGGCCTCGTGCTCCTACCACGAACCGCTGCGCTACGGCGACGAATTGGAGATCCAGCTCTTCGTCAAGGCGATCAAGCTCAAGGCCGTCGAATACGTGGCCAAGTGCTATACCGGCACGGGCGAGCAGCGCCGCCACGTCGCCACCGGCAAGATGACCACGGTCTATGTCTGTAAACCGACTGCGGGCGGGCCGATGCGCTCCCTCGCCCTCCCCCCGGCCATCCTGGAAAAGCTCTCCCCGCTGGCCGAGGAAGTCCTCGCCTGA
- a CDS encoding alpha/beta hydrolase, with product MLNKVSSPLHPSDAVLSKARLTPYFLEDGEDFACMLVLPGGGYSRIAGHEGGPVAGWFNSLGISAAVLEYTTWDGAPIYPKPQQQALYAMRLLRAQAREHGIDPARIGVIGFSAGGHLAACVSHGFDREDWLLDPDGELAGISARPDASMLCYAVTSSGFYAHVSSYKNLLGPDVTEEQADFMSWEKHAHPQCPPTFLWHTAADETVPVNNSYLMALALQANKTPHELHVFPDGAHGRGLGTFADRRHPVVGQWRGLAERWLLGLGF from the coding sequence ATGTTGAATAAAGTGTCGTCTCCGCTGCATCCGAGTGATGCCGTTTTGTCCAAGGCCCGCCTGACCCCGTACTTTCTGGAGGACGGGGAGGATTTTGCCTGCATGCTCGTCCTGCCCGGAGGCGGGTACAGCCGCATCGCCGGGCACGAAGGAGGGCCGGTCGCGGGGTGGTTCAACTCGCTGGGGATTTCCGCCGCGGTCCTTGAGTACACGACCTGGGATGGCGCGCCCATCTACCCGAAGCCTCAGCAGCAAGCGCTCTACGCCATGCGGCTCCTGCGCGCCCAAGCCCGCGAGCACGGGATCGATCCGGCCCGCATCGGCGTGATCGGCTTTTCCGCCGGGGGGCACCTGGCGGCCTGCGTATCGCACGGCTTCGACCGCGAAGACTGGCTGCTCGACCCGGACGGCGAGCTGGCCGGGATCAGCGCCCGCCCGGACGCCTCCATGCTGTGCTACGCGGTCACCTCTTCGGGGTTCTACGCGCATGTCAGCAGTTATAAAAACCTCCTCGGCCCCGATGTGACCGAGGAGCAGGCTGACTTCATGAGCTGGGAAAAGCACGCCCACCCGCAGTGTCCGCCGACGTTTCTCTGGCACACGGCCGCGGACGAGACGGTCCCGGTCAACAACAGCTACCTGATGGCCCTGGCGCTTCAGGCCAATAAGACCCCGCACGAGCTGCACGTCTTCCCTGACGGGGCGCACGGGCGCGGGCTTGGGACCTTTGCCGATCGCCGCCACCCGGTGGTGGGCCAGTGGCGCGGCCTGGCCGAGCGCTGGTTGCTCGGGCTCGGGTTCTGA
- a CDS encoding glycerophosphodiester phosphodiesterase, producing the protein MLIIAHRGASGLAPENTLAAIRRAWQIGADGVEIDIHLTRDGVPVCSHDARTGRLSDEDHSIADLTLEELKRIDVGDWKDPAYAGETIPTLEEVLATVPPRKTLLIEVKDVPAHDLARALTPILKRHQEFIASRQVYFMSFFPDLLWSLQGHFPDLTLLLLADKLNRIPPKIPPRVPSDALPVHGIGFSHKLDIPAATLDALSGAGAILAVWTENDPARRQFWEKSGFDFLITDHPERFVPPPAG; encoded by the coding sequence ATGCTTATCATCGCACACCGCGGCGCCTCCGGCCTGGCCCCTGAAAACACCCTGGCCGCCATTCGCCGGGCTTGGCAGATCGGGGCCGACGGCGTGGAGATCGATATCCACCTGACCCGCGACGGCGTCCCCGTCTGTAGCCACGACGCCCGCACTGGCCGCCTTTCCGACGAGGATCACTCCATCGCCGACCTCACCCTGGAGGAGCTCAAACGCATCGATGTCGGCGACTGGAAAGACCCCGCCTACGCCGGTGAAACCATCCCCACGCTGGAGGAAGTCCTGGCCACGGTCCCACCCCGCAAGACCCTGCTCATTGAGGTCAAGGACGTGCCCGCGCACGACCTGGCCCGCGCCCTCACCCCCATTCTCAAGCGGCATCAGGAATTCATCGCCTCGCGCCAGGTTTATTTCATGAGCTTTTTCCCGGACCTGCTCTGGTCGCTCCAGGGCCACTTCCCGGACCTGACCCTGCTCCTGCTCGCAGACAAGCTCAACCGCATCCCCCCGAAAATCCCGCCGCGCGTCCCCTCCGATGCCCTGCCCGTCCACGGGATCGGCTTCTCGCACAAGCTCGACATCCCCGCCGCCACCCTCGACGCCCTCTCCGGGGCTGGAGCCATTCTGGCCGTGTGGACCGAGAACGACCCCGCCCGCCGCCAGTTTTGGGAAAAATCCGGCTTCGACTTTCTCATCACCGACCATCCTGAGCGCTTCGTGCCCCCGCCGGCGGGGTAA
- a CDS encoding DUF3106 domain-containing protein, translating into MKPTPLIQVLRLSLPASALLLFGSPALPAADVSASAPPTVSATANNSEQSPPPPPEECAPGRFGPRGHSDSERRPEGMSDEMAAVEKFLNMSPEQLAMIRNLISRIEQMSDEEKEELRASIRNIRDMDAERRQQLMQQHRQIPWEERMIVHQYWRSLSDEERKQLWEEMKSLSPEERLQHQQQLLERARAAGFDESTLPPPPSRPPYPGKQRRGDGPPDAPPPPDNATRESTPQTGETTDTAQ; encoded by the coding sequence ATGAAGCCGACACCACTCATCCAAGTCCTGCGCCTCAGCCTCCCGGCAAGCGCGCTGTTGCTGTTCGGCTCCCCTGCCCTCCCAGCCGCTGACGTCAGCGCCAGCGCCCCACCAACCGTCTCTGCCACCGCCAATAACAGCGAGCAGAGCCCGCCACCCCCGCCCGAAGAATGCGCTCCCGGCCGGTTCGGCCCGCGTGGCCACTCTGACTCCGAACGCCGCCCCGAAGGCATGTCCGACGAAATGGCGGCAGTGGAAAAGTTCCTCAACATGTCGCCCGAACAGCTCGCCATGATCCGCAACCTCATCAGCCGGATCGAGCAGATGAGCGACGAGGAAAAAGAGGAACTGCGCGCCAGCATCCGCAACATCCGCGACATGGACGCCGAGCGCCGCCAGCAGCTCATGCAGCAGCACCGCCAGATCCCCTGGGAGGAGCGCATGATCGTTCACCAGTACTGGCGCAGCCTTTCCGACGAGGAGCGCAAGCAACTCTGGGAGGAGATGAAAAGCCTCAGCCCCGAAGAACGCCTGCAACACCAGCAGCAACTGCTCGAACGGGCGCGCGCGGCCGGTTTTGACGAAAGCACCCTGCCTCCGCCTCCCTCCCGGCCCCCATATCCGGGCAAGCAACGCCGCGGCGACGGACCGCCCGACGCGCCTCCGCCCCCCGACAATGCCACCAGGGAATCCACCCCTCAAACCGGCGAAACCACCGACACAGCCCAGTAA
- a CDS encoding ComF family protein: MPTSVQRSPLLRTLVRTGLDLIFPRDCVVTGEPVEEDSPCRYLSRKGLEQVFFVKEPCCPTCGFPFFGELLASRVCPHCRELEPAFGRGRPLFLARDAGRVLVHELKYHRGRYLLPDIATLAAGSSGFCQHLAGAVLVPVPLYPRRERQRGYNQSRWLAEVFAGVAGDFEQTPGERCQVADLLTRIRDTPSQTNFDRAQREVNMRGAFGLKPGSRPDVSRRHVLVDDVFTTGATLNACARVLRRAGVERLDVATLAHG; this comes from the coding sequence ATGCCCACGTCCGTCCAACGCTCCCCGCTGTTGCGTACGCTTGTGCGGACGGGGCTGGACCTGATTTTTCCGCGCGACTGCGTGGTCACGGGCGAGCCGGTGGAGGAGGACTCCCCCTGCCGCTACCTCTCGCGAAAGGGGCTGGAGCAGGTGTTTTTTGTCAAAGAGCCGTGCTGCCCGACCTGCGGTTTCCCCTTTTTCGGGGAACTGCTGGCCAGTCGCGTCTGCCCGCATTGCCGGGAGCTGGAGCCTGCCTTCGGTCGCGGGCGCCCGCTCTTTCTGGCGCGCGACGCTGGGCGGGTGCTCGTGCACGAGTTAAAATACCACCGGGGCCGCTACTTGCTGCCTGACATCGCCACCCTGGCGGCAGGCTCGTCCGGCTTTTGCCAGCATCTGGCCGGGGCGGTGCTGGTGCCGGTCCCGCTGTACCCGCGCCGGGAACGCCAGCGCGGCTACAACCAGAGCCGCTGGCTGGCAGAGGTCTTCGCGGGCGTGGCGGGGGATTTTGAACAGACGCCGGGGGAACGCTGCCAAGTGGCCGACTTGCTGACGCGCATCCGAGACACCCCTTCGCAGACGAACTTCGACCGCGCCCAGCGCGAGGTCAACATGCGGGGCGCCTTTGGCCTGAAACCGGGTTCGCGTCCGGATGTGAGTCGCCGTCATGTCCTTGTGGACGATGTGTTTACGACCGGGGCCACGCTCAACGCCTGTGCCCGCGTCTTGCGCCGGGCCGGGGTGGAACGACTGGACGTGGCAACGCTGGCCCACGGTTGA
- a CDS encoding DUF805 domain-containing protein, protein MDFKQLYLSIDGRINRSTFWLKFVLPVVIVSIVINIIAGVMMGSDPNNPNMAGFAILGIWQLILIYPSICVYGKRWHDRDKSAWWILIGLIPLVGPIWVLVECGFLKGTEGPNRFGEDPLAGA, encoded by the coding sequence ATGGACTTCAAACAGCTCTATCTCTCTATCGACGGGCGCATCAACCGCTCCACCTTCTGGCTCAAATTCGTGCTCCCGGTCGTCATCGTCAGCATTGTGATCAATATCATCGCCGGTGTGATGATGGGTTCCGATCCGAATAACCCCAACATGGCCGGGTTCGCGATCCTCGGTATCTGGCAGTTGATTCTCATCTATCCGAGCATCTGCGTGTACGGCAAACGCTGGCACGACCGCGACAAGTCGGCCTGGTGGATCCTCATCGGCCTCATTCCGCTGGTCGGCCCGATCTGGGTGCTCGTCGAGTGCGGCTTCCTCAAAGGCACCGAAGGCCCGAACCGCTTCGGTGAAGATCCGTTGGCCGGGGCCTAA
- the accD gene encoding acetyl-CoA carboxylase, carboxyltransferase subunit beta has translation MSIFGKPKYSTVRVKKKDIPTGLWTKCPETGEIIFNKELEQNWMVVPKSGYHFPLKARRRIELLIDDGTFEEYDAGLVSGDPLEFKDSKPYPQRLAQAQQKTGENDAVICGTGELEGLPVSLAVMDFSFIGASMGSVVGEKITRAIERGLQNKCPVIIVCASGGARMQEGILSLMQMAKTSAALKRLSDAGLPYIAVLTNPTMAGVMASFASLGDVIIAEPKALIGFAGPRVIKETTQQDLPAGFQTSEFLLEHGLIDQIVHRHQMKGRIGSLLRAFGGQSAAV, from the coding sequence ATGTCGATTTTCGGTAAGCCGAAGTACTCCACCGTCCGCGTCAAAAAGAAGGACATACCGACCGGTCTCTGGACGAAATGTCCCGAGACTGGCGAGATCATCTTCAACAAGGAGCTGGAGCAGAACTGGATGGTTGTGCCCAAGAGCGGTTATCATTTCCCGCTCAAGGCTCGCCGCCGGATCGAACTGCTGATCGACGACGGCACCTTCGAGGAGTACGACGCCGGGCTCGTCTCCGGCGACCCGCTGGAGTTCAAGGACAGTAAGCCCTATCCGCAGCGCCTGGCCCAGGCCCAGCAAAAGACGGGCGAAAATGACGCCGTCATCTGTGGCACGGGTGAGCTTGAGGGCCTGCCGGTCAGCCTCGCGGTGATGGATTTCAGCTTTATCGGGGCGAGCATGGGCTCGGTCGTTGGTGAAAAAATCACCCGCGCCATCGAGCGGGGGCTGCAAAACAAGTGCCCGGTCATCATCGTGTGCGCCTCCGGTGGGGCCCGCATGCAGGAGGGGATTCTCAGCCTGATGCAGATGGCCAAGACCAGCGCCGCGCTCAAGCGCCTTTCCGATGCCGGGCTGCCCTACATCGCCGTCCTGACCAATCCGACCATGGCCGGGGTCATGGCCAGCTTCGCTTCGCTCGGGGATGTCATCATCGCCGAGCCCAAGGCGCTGATTGGCTTTGCCGGGCCGCGCGTGATTAAGGAAACTACCCAGCAGGACCTGCCGGCGGGCTTCCAGACCTCGGAGTTTCTGTTGGAGCACGGGTTGATCGACCAGATCGTACACCGTCACCAGATGAAGGGCCGGATCGGCTCGCTCCTGCGCGCCTTTGGCGGCCAGAGCGCGGCGGTCTAA
- a CDS encoding FKBP-type peptidyl-prolyl cis-trans isomerase, with translation MRLYIGKTLTTLAAASLIALSASAQTNDEAPKATSGSNTELLKNYGWIVTPDPDRLGISDEEKAAFLAGVQAHLDGESGPADPQAAWQEIQQYLTQRFVEMNKEKGKEFLNDLKSNPKVKKSASGLYYEIIAEGEGPKAGPNDTVKVDYVGTLVDGTEFDSSYKRGQPATFPVSGVVPGFGEGVQLVGKGGKVKLYIPSELGYGDRAQPGSPIPPGSTLVFEVEMVEVNPQ, from the coding sequence ATGAGATTGTACATCGGAAAAACCCTAACTACTCTGGCCGCTGCCAGCCTTATCGCCCTGAGCGCCAGCGCCCAGACCAACGACGAAGCGCCGAAGGCCACCAGCGGCTCCAACACTGAGCTGCTCAAGAACTACGGCTGGATCGTCACCCCGGACCCCGACCGCCTCGGCATCTCCGACGAGGAAAAGGCCGCCTTCCTCGCTGGCGTGCAAGCCCACCTCGACGGCGAATCCGGCCCCGCCGACCCGCAGGCCGCCTGGCAGGAAATCCAGCAGTACCTGACCCAGCGCTTCGTCGAAATGAACAAGGAAAAGGGCAAGGAATTTCTCAACGACCTGAAGTCCAACCCGAAGGTCAAGAAGTCCGCCTCCGGCCTCTACTACGAAATCATCGCCGAAGGCGAAGGCCCCAAGGCCGGCCCGAATGACACCGTCAAGGTGGACTACGTCGGCACCCTGGTGGACGGCACCGAGTTCGACAGCTCGTACAAGCGCGGCCAGCCCGCCACCTTCCCGGTCTCGGGCGTCGTGCCCGGCTTCGGCGAAGGCGTCCAGCTCGTCGGCAAGGGCGGCAAGGTCAAGCTCTACATCCCGTCCGAGCTCGGCTACGGCGACCGCGCCCAGCCCGGCAGCCCGATCCCTCCGGGCTCCACCCTCGTCTTCGAGGTTGAAATGGTCGAAGTGAACCCGCAGTAA
- a CDS encoding low molecular weight phosphatase family protein, whose amino-acid sequence MSERYILFVCTGNYYRSRFAEAVFNHGAQAEGLPWRAFSRGLFPGWVEDNSDLSPHTRAALATRGIPLHHTGSKRTQLTREDMERAAHTIVLKKTEHHPMMRKAFPELADQVEYWEVHDIDFADPAEALPEIEQLVQNLIEQLKRNPEGNFLRTGPSKA is encoded by the coding sequence ATGTCTGAGCGATATATCCTGTTTGTCTGCACCGGCAATTACTACCGAAGCCGCTTCGCTGAGGCCGTCTTCAACCACGGTGCGCAGGCCGAGGGTCTGCCCTGGCGGGCATTTTCCCGTGGGCTCTTCCCCGGCTGGGTCGAGGACAACAGCGACCTCTCCCCACACACCCGCGCCGCGCTGGCCACCCGTGGCATACCGCTGCACCACACCGGCAGCAAGCGTACCCAACTGACACGGGAAGATATGGAACGCGCCGCCCATACGATTGTCCTCAAAAAGACAGAGCATCACCCGATGATGCGGAAGGCCTTCCCCGAACTGGCCGACCAGGTCGAATACTGGGAGGTACACGACATCGATTTCGCCGACCCGGCGGAGGCCCTGCCGGAAATCGAACAACTCGTGCAAAACCTGATCGAACAACTTAAACGGAACCCGGAAGGGAATTTTCTTCGCACCGGCCCTTCAAAAGCTTAA
- a CDS encoding cation:proton antiporter, whose protein sequence is MEISLFGTFVLVLAVGAVAQWVGWRLKIPAILLLLGAGLAAGPVTGLIQPDEVFGDVLFPLVSVSVAIILFEGGLSLKLRDLAKGGTSILRLVTIGGAVTWALAGWLSWALLDFSPILSILFGALLTVTGPTVIGPMLRAIRPKGKVKAIAKWEGILNDPLGVLLAVLVFEVYLSQHYDDAPAVILLGLGETLLTSVVLAGAAAGFLLLLVRAKLMPEFLHNLFVLALVLGIFGASNAILEESGLLTVTLFGIILANQSVFNVRHIIDFKENLQVLLISSLFVVLAARVDFSVFAGLGWKSALFIAALIVVVRPLAVVLATIGSKQTSWRDRVLLMLLAPRGMVAMVLTSVFALRIEQQGDPAVGANMLAVMLLVIVLTVLVYGLLAGPVSSRLGLSNLDPQGVLFIGAHEWARAIASELKSLQVTVRMIDSNRYQVGKAVHEGINADCGNVFSEAFLENLDLSGIGHAVALTANDEVNSFAETTLAHYIEKGDIYPLKAEREIDASASSKVVNPPFGQDVTFSYLKREFERGAKLNHVTLRENFEFPEFEESYGKNALLLFCIDEDGRVRIFSAKTRIKPRLGSTLVFLETVTEQREKTPVA, encoded by the coding sequence ATGGAAATCTCTCTTTTTGGCACATTTGTTCTCGTTTTAGCCGTTGGCGCTGTCGCCCAGTGGGTGGGATGGCGGTTGAAAATACCCGCGATCCTTCTGCTTTTGGGGGCCGGTCTGGCCGCTGGTCCCGTGACCGGGCTGATTCAGCCGGATGAAGTTTTCGGGGACGTGCTGTTCCCGCTGGTCTCGGTCTCGGTCGCGATCATCCTGTTTGAAGGCGGGCTCAGCCTGAAACTGCGCGATCTGGCCAAGGGCGGGACTTCGATCCTCCGGCTGGTGACGATTGGCGGGGCGGTGACCTGGGCGCTGGCCGGGTGGTTGTCCTGGGCGTTGCTGGATTTTTCGCCCATCCTGTCCATCCTCTTCGGGGCGCTGTTGACGGTGACCGGCCCGACGGTGATCGGCCCCATGCTCCGGGCCATCCGGCCGAAGGGCAAGGTCAAGGCCATCGCGAAGTGGGAGGGCATCCTGAACGATCCGCTCGGCGTGCTGCTGGCGGTGTTGGTCTTCGAGGTTTATCTGTCCCAGCACTACGACGATGCCCCGGCGGTCATTTTGCTCGGGCTGGGGGAGACCCTGCTCACGAGCGTTGTGCTGGCGGGCGCGGCAGCGGGCTTCCTGCTGCTGCTGGTGCGGGCGAAGCTGATGCCCGAGTTTCTGCACAACCTGTTTGTGCTGGCGCTGGTGCTGGGGATTTTTGGCGCGTCCAATGCCATCCTGGAGGAGTCCGGCCTGCTCACGGTGACGCTCTTCGGGATCATCCTGGCCAACCAGTCCGTCTTCAACGTCCGCCACATCATCGACTTTAAGGAAAACCTCCAGGTGTTGCTGATTTCGTCGCTCTTTGTGGTGCTGGCGGCTCGGGTGGATTTTTCCGTTTTCGCCGGGCTGGGCTGGAAAAGCGCACTTTTTATCGCGGCGCTGATCGTGGTGGTGCGCCCGCTGGCGGTCGTGCTGGCCACCATCGGCTCGAAGCAGACGAGCTGGCGGGACCGGGTCCTGCTCATGCTGCTGGCCCCGCGTGGGATGGTGGCGATGGTCTTGACTTCGGTCTTCGCGCTGCGGATCGAGCAGCAGGGAGACCCGGCAGTGGGGGCAAACATGCTCGCCGTCATGCTGTTGGTGATTGTTTTGACGGTGTTGGTTTACGGCTTGCTGGCCGGGCCGGTTTCCTCGCGCCTGGGGCTTTCTAACCTCGACCCGCAAGGGGTGCTTTTTATCGGGGCGCACGAGTGGGCGCGGGCCATCGCAAGCGAGTTGAAATCGCTACAGGTCACGGTGCGCATGATCGACTCGAACCGCTACCAGGTCGGCAAGGCCGTGCATGAGGGCATCAATGCCGACTGCGGCAACGTCTTTTCGGAAGCTTTTCTGGAAAACCTCGATCTCTCGGGCATCGGTCATGCCGTGGCCTTGACCGCCAACGACGAGGTCAACAGTTTCGCCGAGACGACGCTGGCCCACTACATCGAAAAGGGGGACATCTACCCGCTCAAGGCCGAGCGCGAGATCGACGCTTCGGCCTCCTCCAAGGTCGTGAACCCGCCCTTTGGCCAGGACGTGACCTTTTCCTATCTCAAGCGCGAGTTCGAGCGCGGGGCGAAGCTCAACCACGTCACCCTGCGCGAGAATTTCGAGTTCCCCGAGTTCGAGGAGAGCTACGGCAAGAACGCCCTGCTGCTGTTCTGCATCGACGAGGACGGGCGGGTGCGGATTTTCAGCGCGAAGACCCGGATCAAGCCACGCCTCGGTTCGACGCTGGTCTTTCTGGAAACTGTGACCGAGCAGCGCGAAAAAACGCCGGTGGCGTAG